From a single Streptomyces sp. NBC_00377 genomic region:
- the femX gene encoding peptidoglycan bridge formation glycyltransferase FemX, with translation MSLTLRTISREQHLAYIQSLPSASHMQVPAWADVKAEWRSENLGWFDERTGELVGVGLVLYRQLPKIKRYLAYLPEGPVINWYAPNLTDWLEPMLAHLKQQGAFSVKMGPPVIIRRWEATSIKAGIQNPDVKRLRDIEADFIEPRAFEVADKLRRMGWQQGEDGGAGFGDVQPRYVYQVPLANRSLEEVHRNFNQLWRRNIKKAEKAGVEVVQGGYHDLEEWQRLYEITAVRDHFRPRPLSYFQRMWSALNTEDPNRMRLYFARHNGVNLAAATMLIVGGHVWYSYGASDNIGREFRPSNAMQWRMLRDAYALGGTVYDLRGISDSLDETDHLFGLIQFKVGTGGQAAEYLGEWDFPLNKLLHKALDIYMSRR, from the coding sequence ATGAGCCTGACCCTGAGGACGATCAGCCGCGAGCAGCATCTGGCATACATCCAGAGCCTGCCGTCGGCGAGCCACATGCAGGTTCCGGCCTGGGCCGATGTCAAGGCCGAGTGGCGTTCGGAGAACCTCGGCTGGTTCGACGAGCGGACCGGTGAACTGGTCGGCGTGGGCCTGGTCCTCTACCGCCAACTGCCCAAGATCAAGCGCTACCTGGCCTACCTTCCCGAGGGTCCGGTCATCAACTGGTACGCGCCGAATCTGACCGACTGGCTGGAACCGATGCTGGCGCACCTCAAGCAACAGGGCGCCTTCTCGGTGAAGATGGGCCCGCCGGTGATCATCCGGCGCTGGGAGGCCACCTCCATCAAGGCGGGCATCCAGAACCCGGACGTGAAGCGACTGCGCGACATCGAGGCCGACTTCATCGAGCCGCGCGCCTTCGAGGTGGCCGACAAGCTGCGCCGCATGGGCTGGCAGCAGGGCGAGGACGGCGGCGCCGGCTTCGGCGACGTCCAGCCGCGTTACGTGTACCAGGTGCCGCTGGCGAACCGTTCCCTCGAAGAGGTCCACAGGAACTTCAACCAGCTGTGGCGCCGCAACATCAAGAAGGCGGAGAAGGCCGGCGTCGAGGTCGTCCAGGGCGGTTACCACGACCTCGAGGAGTGGCAGCGGCTGTACGAGATCACGGCCGTGCGGGACCACTTCCGGCCGCGCCCGCTGTCCTACTTCCAGCGCATGTGGTCGGCCCTCAACACCGAGGACCCCAACCGTATGCGGCTGTACTTCGCCCGCCACAACGGCGTGAACCTCGCGGCGGCGACGATGCTGATCGTCGGCGGGCACGTCTGGTACTCGTACGGCGCGTCCGACAACATCGGCCGCGAGTTCCGCCCCTCGAACGCGATGCAGTGGCGGATGCTGCGCGACGCCTACGCGCTCGGCGGGACCGTCTACGACCTGCGTGGCATCTCCGACTCGCTGGACGAGACCGACCACCTCTTCGGCCTCATCCAGTTCAAGGTCGGCACGGGCGGACAGGCCGCGGAGTACCTCGGCGAGTGGGACTTCCCGCTGAACAAGCTGCTCCACAAGGCTCTCGACATCTACATGTCGCGCCGCTGA
- a CDS encoding alanine racemase → MALTLYVDTARWRAHHKHVQDQFPGLVPVCKGNGYGFGHDRLAEEATRLGSDVLAVGTTYEAARIKDFFGGDLLVLTPYRRGEEPVPLPDRVVRSVSSVDGVYGLVGARVVIEVMSSMKRHGISEQDLPQLHAAIENVRLEGFAIHLPLDRTDGSDAVEEVIGWMDRLRAARLPLHTMFVSHLKADELARLRQQFPQTRFRARIGTRLWLGDHEATEYRGAVLDVTRVAKGDRFGYRQQKAASDGFLVVVAGGTSHGVGLEAPKALHGVMPRAKGVARAGLATVNRNLSPFVWGGKQRWFAEPPHMQVSILFVPSDAPEPHVGDELVAHLRHTTTQFDRIVDR, encoded by the coding sequence ATGGCGCTCACCCTCTACGTCGACACCGCGCGCTGGCGGGCGCACCACAAGCATGTGCAGGACCAGTTCCCGGGACTCGTCCCGGTCTGCAAGGGCAACGGCTACGGCTTCGGGCACGACCGGCTGGCGGAGGAGGCCACCCGGCTGGGCTCGGACGTCCTCGCCGTCGGCACGACGTACGAGGCCGCGCGCATCAAGGACTTCTTCGGCGGTGACCTTCTGGTGCTGACGCCGTACCGGCGCGGTGAGGAGCCCGTTCCGCTGCCCGACCGGGTGGTGCGCTCGGTGTCGTCGGTCGACGGCGTGTACGGCCTCGTGGGCGCTCGTGTGGTCATCGAGGTGATGTCGTCGATGAAGCGGCACGGCATCAGCGAGCAGGACCTGCCGCAGCTGCACGCCGCCATCGAGAACGTCAGGCTGGAAGGGTTCGCCATCCACCTGCCGTTGGACCGCACGGACGGCTCCGACGCCGTCGAGGAGGTCATCGGCTGGATGGACCGGCTGCGCGCGGCCCGTCTGCCGCTGCACACGATGTTCGTCAGCCACCTGAAGGCCGACGAACTCGCCCGGCTGCGGCAGCAGTTCCCGCAGACCCGCTTCCGCGCCCGGATCGGCACGCGGCTGTGGCTGGGGGACCACGAGGCCACCGAGTACCGCGGGGCGGTCCTCGACGTCACACGGGTCGCCAAGGGTGACCGCTTCGGCTACCGGCAGCAGAAGGCGGCCTCCGACGGCTTCCTGGTGGTCGTGGCGGGCGGCACGTCGCACGGGGTGGGTCTGGAGGCCCCCAAGGCCCTGCACGGCGTCATGCCGCGCGCCAAGGGCGTCGCCCGGGCCGGCCTCGCCACGGTGAACCGGAACCTCTCGCCCTTCGTCTGGGGCGGGAAGCAGCGGTGGTTCGCCGAGCCGCCGCACATGCAGGTGTCCATCCTGTTCGTGCCCTCGGACGCGCCCGAGCCGCACGTCGGCGACGAGCTGGTAGCCCATCTGCGGCACACCACCACCCAGTTCGACCGGATCGTG
- the rplI gene encoding 50S ribosomal protein L9, with protein sequence MKIILTHEVSGLGAAGEVVDVKDGYARNYLIPRNFAIRWTKGGEKDVEQIRRARKIHEIQTIEQANAVKARLEGVKVRLAVRSGDAGRLFGSVTPADIASAIKAAGGPEVDKRRIELGSAIKTLGAHETSVRLHPEVAAKVNIEVVAA encoded by the coding sequence ATGAAGATCATCCTCACCCACGAGGTCTCCGGCCTCGGTGCCGCCGGCGAAGTCGTCGACGTCAAGGACGGCTACGCTCGCAACTACCTGATCCCGCGGAACTTCGCGATCCGCTGGACCAAGGGCGGCGAGAAGGACGTCGAGCAGATCCGTCGTGCTCGCAAGATCCACGAGATCCAGACCATCGAGCAGGCCAACGCTGTGAAGGCCCGGCTCGAGGGCGTGAAGGTCCGTCTGGCTGTGCGCTCCGGCGACGCCGGTCGTCTCTTCGGTTCCGTCACCCCGGCCGACATCGCTTCCGCGATCAAGGCTGCCGGTGGTCCCGAGGTCGACAAGCGCCGCATCGAGCTCGGCTCGGCGATCAAGACCCTGGGCGCCCACGAGACGTCCGTGCGTCTGCACCCCGAGGTTGCCGCCAAGGTCAACATCGAGGTCGTCGCGGCCTGA
- the dnaB gene encoding replicative DNA helicase translates to MSISEPLDDPWADSGPSDRLPPARRRGDGGRGRDEQHDRGRDSGEWEGGGTAFERVPPQDLDAEQSVLGGMLLSKDAIADVVEVLKGHDFYKPAHETIYQAVLDVYAKGEPADPITIAAELTKRGEINKVGGASYLHTLVQTVPTAANAEYYAEIVHERAVLRRLVEAGTRITQMGYAGDDDVDEIVNRAQAEIYAVTEQRTSEDYLPLGDIMEGALDEIEAIGSRSGEMTGVPTGFTDLDSLTNGLHPGQMIVIAARPAMGKSTLALDFARAASIKHNLPSVIFSLEMGRNEIAMRLLSAEARVALHHMRSGTMTDEDWTRLARRMPEVSSAPLYIDDSPNLSMMEIRAKCRRLKQRNDIKLVIIDYLQLMQAGGSKRSESRQQEVSDMSRNLKLLAKELEVPVIALSQLNRGPEQRTDKKPMVSDLRESGSIEQDADMVILLHREDAYEKESPRAGEADIIVGKHRNGPTATITVAFQGHYSRFVDMAQT, encoded by the coding sequence GTGAGCATTTCCGAGCCCTTGGACGACCCGTGGGCCGACAGCGGGCCCAGTGATCGTCTGCCTCCGGCCCGTCGCCGCGGCGACGGAGGACGGGGCCGGGACGAGCAGCACGATCGCGGCCGGGACAGCGGCGAGTGGGAAGGCGGTGGCACCGCCTTCGAGCGGGTACCGCCGCAGGACCTCGACGCCGAGCAGTCCGTCCTCGGCGGCATGCTCCTGTCCAAGGACGCCATCGCCGACGTGGTGGAGGTCCTCAAAGGCCACGACTTCTACAAGCCCGCGCACGAGACGATCTATCAAGCGGTCCTCGACGTCTACGCGAAGGGCGAACCGGCCGACCCCATCACGATCGCCGCCGAACTCACCAAGCGCGGCGAGATCAACAAGGTCGGCGGCGCGTCCTATCTGCACACTCTCGTCCAGACGGTGCCCACGGCCGCCAACGCCGAGTACTACGCGGAGATCGTCCACGAACGTGCCGTGCTGCGCCGCCTGGTCGAGGCCGGCACCCGCATCACGCAGATGGGATACGCGGGCGACGACGACGTCGACGAGATCGTCAACCGGGCCCAGGCCGAGATCTACGCGGTTACCGAGCAGCGCACCAGCGAGGACTACCTCCCGCTCGGCGACATCATGGAGGGCGCTCTCGACGAGATCGAGGCGATCGGCTCGCGCAGCGGCGAGATGACGGGCGTGCCGACCGGCTTCACGGACCTCGACTCGCTCACCAACGGCCTCCACCCGGGCCAGATGATCGTCATCGCGGCCCGCCCCGCCATGGGAAAGTCGACGCTCGCGCTGGACTTCGCGCGTGCGGCGTCGATCAAGCACAACCTGCCGAGCGTCATCTTCTCCCTCGAAATGGGGCGCAACGAGATCGCGATGCGCCTGCTGTCCGCCGAAGCCCGTGTCGCCCTGCACCACATGCGTTCCGGCACCATGACGGACGAGGACTGGACCCGTCTGGCCCGCCGGATGCCCGAGGTCTCCTCCGCGCCGCTCTACATCGACGACTCCCCGAACCTGTCGATGATGGAGATCCGTGCGAAATGCCGCCGGCTGAAGCAGCGCAACGACATCAAGCTCGTGATCATCGACTATCTCCAGCTGATGCAGGCCGGTGGTTCCAAGCGGTCCGAGAGCCGTCAGCAGGAGGTCTCGGACATGTCCCGTAACCTCAAGCTGCTGGCCAAGGAGCTGGAGGTCCCGGTGATCGCGCTCTCACAGCTCAACCGTGGTCCCGAGCAGCGCACGGACAAGAAGCCGATGGTGTCCGACCTGCGTGAGTCCGGCTCCATCGAGCAGGACGCGGACATGGTGATCCTGCTGCACCGCGAGGACGCCTACGAGAAGGAGTCCCCGCGCGCCGGTGAGGCCGACATCATCGTGGGCAAGCACCGTAACGGTCCGACGGCCACCATCACCGTCGCCTTCCAGGGCCACTACTCGCGCTTCGTGGACATGGCGCAGACCTGA
- a CDS encoding MATE family efflux transporter, which translates to MTQAPAPPRRARRQHDREIVALAVPAFGALVAEPLFVLADSAIVGHLGTAQLAGLGVASALLTTAVSVFVFLAYATTAAVARRMGAGDLPAAIRQGMDGIWLALLLGAAVIVAVLPTAPALVEVFGASDTAAPYASTYLRISALGIPAMLVVLAATGVLRGLQDTRTPLYVAVGGFVANAALNAGLVYGADLGIAGSAWGTVIAQWGMAVVYLAVVVRGARRHGASLRPDAVGIRASAQAGVPLLVRTLSLRAILMIATAVAARLGDNDIAAHQIALSLWSLLAFALDAIAIAGQAIIGRYLGADDAQGARAVCRRMVEWGMAVGVLLGLLVVIARPLFLPLFTGDQAVKEAALPALLVVGLSQPICGIVFVLDGVLMGAGDGPYLAWAMVLTLAVFTPVALLIPVLGGGLTAVWGAMTLMMVVRMLTLWLRARSGRWVITGATR; encoded by the coding sequence ATGACACAGGCTCCCGCGCCCCCCAGGCGCGCCCGGCGACAGCACGATCGGGAGATCGTGGCACTGGCCGTCCCGGCCTTCGGCGCGCTCGTCGCCGAGCCGCTCTTCGTCCTGGCCGACAGCGCGATCGTCGGCCATCTGGGCACCGCTCAACTGGCCGGGCTCGGCGTCGCGTCCGCGCTTCTCACCACAGCCGTCAGTGTGTTCGTCTTCCTCGCCTACGCGACCACTGCCGCCGTCGCGCGCCGTATGGGCGCCGGTGACCTTCCGGCAGCCATCCGCCAGGGTATGGACGGCATCTGGCTGGCCCTGCTGCTCGGCGCCGCTGTGATCGTGGCCGTCCTGCCCACCGCCCCGGCGCTTGTGGAAGTCTTCGGCGCCTCGGACACCGCCGCCCCGTACGCGTCGACGTATCTGCGCATCTCAGCACTCGGCATCCCTGCCATGCTCGTCGTTCTGGCCGCGACCGGTGTTCTGCGCGGGCTCCAGGACACAAGGACGCCGCTCTACGTCGCCGTCGGCGGCTTCGTCGCCAACGCCGCCCTGAACGCCGGCCTCGTCTACGGTGCGGACCTCGGTATCGCCGGTTCCGCCTGGGGCACCGTGATCGCGCAGTGGGGCATGGCCGTGGTCTATCTCGCGGTGGTCGTCCGGGGAGCACGTCGCCATGGCGCGTCGCTGCGACCCGACGCCGTCGGCATCAGGGCTTCCGCGCAGGCCGGGGTCCCGCTGCTGGTGCGCACACTTTCACTCAGGGCGATTCTGATGATCGCCACCGCCGTGGCCGCCCGTCTGGGAGACAACGACATCGCGGCGCACCAGATCGCTCTGAGCCTGTGGAGTCTGCTGGCCTTCGCTCTGGACGCCATCGCCATCGCCGGGCAGGCCATCATCGGACGATATCTCGGTGCGGACGACGCCCAGGGCGCCCGTGCCGTCTGCCGACGCATGGTCGAATGGGGGATGGCAGTAGGCGTTCTGCTCGGGCTGCTGGTCGTGATCGCCCGACCGCTGTTCCTGCCGCTCTTCACCGGTGACCAGGCGGTGAAGGAGGCAGCGTTGCCCGCTCTGCTCGTGGTAGGGCTCTCCCAGCCCATCTGCGGCATCGTCTTCGTGCTGGACGGCGTACTGATGGGCGCGGGCGACGGTCCCTATCTCGCCTGGGCCATGGTGCTCACCCTGGCTGTCTTCACCCCGGTGGCCCTGCTGATACCGGTCCTCGGCGGCGGTCTCACCGCCGTATGGGGAGCGATGACTTTGATGATGGTGGTTCGCATGCTGACCCTCTGGCTGCGTGCCCGCTCCGGCCGCTGGGTCATCACCGGTGCTACTCGGTGA
- the rpsF gene encoding 30S ribosomal protein S6, which yields MRHYEVMVILDPDLEERAVSPLIENFLSVVREGNGKVEKVDTWGRRRLSYEIKKKPEGIYSVIDLQAEPAVVKELDRQMNLNESVLRTKVLRPETH from the coding sequence ATGCGTCACTACGAAGTGATGGTCATCCTCGACCCCGATCTCGAAGAGCGCGCTGTCTCCCCGCTGATCGAGAACTTCCTCTCCGTTGTCCGTGAGGGCAACGGCAAGGTGGAGAAGGTCGACACCTGGGGCCGTCGTCGTCTCTCGTACGAGATCAAGAAGAAGCCCGAGGGCATCTACTCGGTCATCGACCTGCAGGCCGAGCCTGCGGTCGTCAAGGAGCTCGACCGCCAGATGAACCTGAACGAGTCGGTCCTCCGGACCAAGGTCCTCCGTCCCGAGACCCACTGA
- the rpsR gene encoding 30S ribosomal protein S18, translating into MAKPPVRKPKKKVCAFCKDKVTYVDYKDTNMLRKFISDRGKIRARRVTGNCTQHQRDVATAVKNSREMALLPYTAQAR; encoded by the coding sequence ATGGCGAAGCCGCCTGTGCGCAAGCCTAAGAAAAAGGTCTGCGCTTTCTGCAAGGACAAGGTCACGTACGTGGACTACAAGGACACGAACATGCTGCGGAAGTTCATTTCCGACCGCGGCAAGATCCGTGCCCGCCGCGTGACCGGCAACTGCACGCAGCACCAGCGTGACGTCGCCACGGCCGTCAAGAACAGCCGTGAGATGGCGCTGCTGCCGTACACCGCCCAGGCGCGATAA
- a CDS encoding single-stranded DNA-binding protein: MAGETVITVVGNLVDDPELRFTPSGAAVAKFRVASTPRTFDRQTNEWKDGESLFLTCSVWRQAAENVAESLQRGMRVIVQGRLKQRSYEDREGVKRTVYELDVEEVGASLRSATAKVTKASGRGGQGGQGGYGGGSGGGGQAGGGWGGNSGGGQQGGGAPADDPWATGAPAGGNQGGGQSGGGWGGNSGGSGGSGGGYSDEPPF, translated from the coding sequence ATGGCAGGCGAGACCGTCATCACGGTCGTCGGCAATCTTGTCGACGACCCCGAGCTGCGCTTCACCCCCTCCGGTGCGGCGGTCGCGAAGTTCCGTGTCGCGTCCACTCCCCGCACCTTCGACCGCCAGACGAACGAGTGGAAGGACGGCGAGAGCCTGTTCCTGACCTGCTCGGTCTGGCGTCAGGCGGCGGAGAACGTCGCGGAGTCGCTCCAGCGAGGCATGCGCGTCATCGTGCAGGGCCGGCTGAAGCAGCGGTCCTACGAGGACCGTGAGGGTGTCAAGCGCACGGTCTACGAACTGGACGTCGAGGAAGTCGGCGCCAGTCTGCGCAGTGCCACGGCCAAGGTCACCAAGGCTTCCGGCCGCGGTGGCCAGGGCGGCCAGGGTGGTTACGGCGGCGGCTCCGGTGGCGGCGGCCAGGCCGGCGGCGGCTGGGGTGGAAACTCCGGCGGCGGCCAGCAGGGTGGCGGCGCTCCGGCAGACGACCCGTGGGCGACCGGCGCTCCCGCCGGTGGCAACCAGGGCGGCGGGCAGTCCGGTGGCGGCTGGGGTGGAAACTCCGGCGGCAGCGGCGGCTCCGGTGGCGGCTACTCGGACGAACCCCCCTTCTAG